The Cyclopterus lumpus isolate fCycLum1 chromosome 1, fCycLum1.pri, whole genome shotgun sequence sequence AGAAACTCAGAGAACGTTTTGAcccaaagacaaaacaaacattgagTTTGACCACGAAAACCAACTGGATCACTGGTTTGTTAGGAACCGGGGAACAGAAGGCCGGATGAAGGAACCGGGGAACAGACGGGCGGATGAAGGAACCGAGGAACAGACGGCCGGATGAAGGAACCGGGGAACAGACGGCCGGATGAAGGAACCAGGGAACAGACGGGCGGATGAAGGAACCGGGGAACAGACGGCCAGATGAAAGAACCGAGGAACAGACGGCCGGATGAAGGAACCAGGGAACAGACGGCCGGATGAAGGAACCGGGGAACAGACGGGCAGATGAAGGAACCGAGGAACAGACGGCCGGATGAAGGAACCAGGGAACAGACGGCCGGATGAAGGAACCGGGGAACAGACGGGCAGATGAAGGAACCGGGGAACAGACGGCCGGATGAAGGAACCGGGGAACAGACGGGCAGATGAAGGAACCGGGGAACAGACGGCCGGATGAAGGAACCAGGGAACAGACGGGCGGATGAAGGAACCGAGGAACAGACGGCCAGATGAAAGAACCGAGGAACAGACGGCCGGATGAAGGAACCAAGGAACAGACGGCCGGATGAAGGAACCGGGGAACAGACGGGCGGATGAAGGAACCGGGGAACAGACGGGCGGGTGAAGGAACCGGGGAACAGACGGGCGGATGAAGGAACCAGGGAACAGACGGCCGGATGAAGGAACCGGGGAACAGACGGGCAGATGAAGGAACCGGGGAACAGACGGGCAGATGAAGGAACCGGGGAACAGACGGCCGGATGAAGGAACCGGGGAACAGACGGGCAGATGAAGGAACCGGGGAACAGACGGCCGGATGAAGGAACCGGGGAACAGACGGGCAGATGAAGGAACCGGGGAACAGACGGGCAGATGAATGGGCGAGAAGAACAACTTCAGTCCCAGTCTGGACCGGAGGAAGGTTCTAAGCCGGACTCAGGTTCTGGACGGCCTCGCGGCGTTCCTGGTAGAGAGCGTGGAAGGCCTGGGCTAGACCGAGGAGCGGCGCCTCACagttctccatctccttctgagagagagagagagtgagagagagggtgagagagtgagagagagggtgagagagggagtaaagagtgagagggtgagagagagagtaaagagtgagagtgagggtgagagaaagagtgagagagggtgagagagagtaaagagtgagagagagtaaagagtgagagtgagagagggtgagagagagagtaaaaagtgagagagagggtgagagagagagtaaagagtgagagggtgagagagagagagagagtaaacagtgagagagagggtgagagagagagtaaagagtgagagtgagagagggtgagagagagagtaaagagtgagagagagagtaaagagtgagagtgagagagggtgagagagagagtaaagagtgagagagaggttgagagagagagtaaagagtgagagagggtgagagagagagtaaagagtgagagagagagtgagagtgagagaggaggacgTCGTCTCTCCACCCGTACGAAGTCAAAACAACCCAGAACACTCACGGCCGATGTCTCGTAGTAGTCCAACCCCTGGCTCTGGGCCCATTCCTGGGCCACGGAGGCCTGGACCTCCCTTCTGGAGGACAGGTCGGACTTGTTGCCCACCAGCACACCTGAGACcaaggaacacacacatggaggtaAAAAGCACCACGGTCTAGAGGACATCATGTAGAAATGTGTCtttcaaaagacacaaagaggacaTGACAGGCGACCGAATGAAGCGCACCTTTACCTGGATCACAGCTTTCTTATGTAACATGGAGATGATTAACACAGAAATCCAGAGAAACATGCATTTAGAATgttaaagtaataaagtaataaatgaatatgaaGTAAAAACACCTTCAATTTGTCTGGAACctgtcccccccaccccgagtACCGTCTGTCAGGTGCACGTCACAGGTTTACCTGGAAGGTGCAGACCTCGGCAGCGAGCTTGAACTCGCTCCATCCAGAAGCTGCAGTTGGTAAACGAGGACTCGCTGGTCACGTCGAACACCAGACACACCAAGGAGGGCTCGCCCCACTGAGGACGAGGCCGCACGGGTTAGACTCCTCCTTTCAATGcacacaggaaacaagacaagCTAAAGGGAAGCAGCCTCACCATCTTCTCACAGGCGTCCATCAGCGCCTGCTTCCCTGCAGAGTCCACGATGAAGAGCTCC is a genomic window containing:
- the ift27 gene encoding intraflagellar transport protein 27 homolog, translating into MVKLRARCLLVGDAAVGKSALSHMFHSDGTLFQKNYSMTAGVELLVKCVLIPESSDSVELFIVDSAGKQALMDACEKMWGEPSLVCLVFDVTSESSFTNCSFWMERVQARCRGLHLPGVLVGNKSDLSSRREVQASVAQEWAQSQGLDYYETSAKEMENCEAPLLGLAQAFHALYQERREAVQNLSPA